One Halopelagius inordinatus genomic region harbors:
- a CDS encoding nucleoside/nucleotide kinase family protein — protein sequence MQRRKYLATIGSLAAGGAAAMGTGAFSQTSATRSVSVSAAGDAAANLKLTGSKYASYNGNGVLEIEFDGLNANADIEITDVFGIKNQGTDPVGIFIDEGSQSYAFQQGNGPAEVASKAGSDGMYNVLADAGLNQNGWYDDDNDTEDINGPKALPSAYRSSSSNGTNRPSLDPGSYDHVLDVGESLSPDWYLFDTPADPSDLDITGKIVVLAYSQDYVDAGKGP from the coding sequence ATGCAACGACGAAAATATCTCGCGACGATCGGATCGCTCGCCGCCGGTGGGGCGGCCGCAATGGGAACTGGTGCGTTCAGTCAGACCAGTGCTACGCGAAGCGTTTCTGTCAGTGCTGCCGGTGACGCGGCCGCGAACCTCAAGCTGACCGGTTCGAAGTACGCGAGTTACAACGGTAACGGCGTCCTCGAAATCGAGTTCGACGGGCTGAACGCGAACGCGGACATAGAGATCACGGACGTGTTCGGCATCAAGAACCAAGGGACCGACCCGGTCGGCATCTTCATCGACGAAGGGAGCCAGAGTTACGCGTTCCAGCAAGGTAACGGACCGGCGGAGGTGGCATCGAAGGCCGGTTCGGACGGCATGTACAACGTGCTCGCCGACGCGGGACTGAACCAGAACGGCTGGTACGACGACGACAACGACACGGAGGATATCAACGGTCCGAAGGCGCTTCCGAGCGCATACCGGTCGTCGAGTTCGAACGGAACTAACCGCCCGTCGCTCGACCCCGGTAGCTACGACCACGTCCTCGACGTCGGCGAATCCCTCAGTCCGGACTGGTATCTCTTCGATACGCCGGCGGACCCGTCGGACCTCGATATCACCGGAAAGATAGTCGTTCTGGCCTACTCGCAAGACTACGTCGACGCCGGAAAGGGACCGTAA
- a CDS encoding DUF7344 domain-containing protein — protein sequence MSEVSSLGGSAAETEVSAEDDQWGSRPPTGAELSHDAFFEALSNRRRRYVLHYLKQRTGEDTVDLADLSAQITAWERGVEADGLSYADRKSVHTSLSQFHVPKLDELGFVRYDRERSSVELTDRAADVNVYLETVSGRELPWGPYLLFLASVLSAAVLGSMAGVPVLTGLPKESLLVFVAVTFLSSSAVFTYDTWTKMRVGADGPPPEVDG from the coding sequence GTGAGTGAGGTGTCCTCGCTCGGAGGCTCCGCAGCAGAGACTGAGGTATCGGCGGAGGACGACCAGTGGGGTTCTCGGCCGCCGACGGGAGCGGAACTCTCTCACGACGCGTTCTTCGAGGCGCTGAGCAACCGTCGGCGGCGATACGTGCTTCACTACCTGAAACAGCGAACCGGCGAAGACACCGTCGATTTAGCCGACCTCTCGGCGCAGATTACCGCGTGGGAACGGGGCGTCGAGGCGGACGGCCTCTCGTACGCCGACCGAAAGAGCGTCCACACGTCGCTGTCGCAGTTCCACGTGCCGAAACTCGACGAACTCGGGTTCGTCCGGTACGACCGCGAGCGGAGTTCGGTCGAACTCACCGACCGGGCGGCGGACGTGAACGTGTACTTGGAGACGGTCTCCGGACGAGAGTTGCCGTGGGGACCGTATCTGCTCTTTCTCGCGTCCGTGCTCTCCGCCGCGGTTCTCGGGTCGATGGCTGGCGTTCCGGTCTTGACCGGGCTTCCGAAGGAGTCGCTTCTGGTGTTCGTCGCCGTGACGTTCCTCTCGTCCAGCGCCGTCTTCACCTACGACACGTGGACGAAGATGCGCGTCGGCGCGGACGGCCCGCCGCCGGAGGTGGACGGATGA
- a CDS encoding signal peptidase I has product MENAQTALVRALELVVLLAVVSLLAGQALGYPVLLGFVETGSMAPTMEPGDGFVAVPADLVGPVEEGDVVVFRAQELHGGDLTTHRVVEETDRGYVTRGDANPFTDQGGSEPPVQDAQVVAQALQVGGEVVVIPELGTAVLAVQGAVSVVQRHVAALFGSRAFLGPQGLAYLFFGATMVYYVLGELREENRERRSRETSRNRETGTDVRLIAAGFALLLVAGATAAMVGPAGTQEYGVVSAEFESDRPTVIPAGESSDVAYPVGNGGLVPVDVFLEPRSDGVAVEPGELSVGPGSTADATVTLSVPPETGYYRMFLTEHRYLAVLPTPVTRGLYQLHPWAPVVVIDSLLGGLFYAVSIALVGTGRVRTRSRGRDISPTTRLKRTLRDRNS; this is encoded by the coding sequence ATGGAAAACGCACAAACCGCACTCGTACGCGCACTCGAACTCGTCGTCCTACTCGCCGTCGTCTCCCTCTTAGCGGGCCAAGCCCTCGGCTACCCCGTGTTGCTCGGTTTCGTCGAAACCGGAAGCATGGCCCCGACGATGGAACCCGGCGACGGATTCGTCGCCGTCCCCGCGGACCTCGTCGGTCCCGTAGAGGAGGGTGACGTGGTCGTCTTCCGCGCGCAAGAACTCCACGGCGGCGACCTGACGACGCACCGCGTCGTCGAAGAGACCGACCGGGGCTACGTCACGAGAGGCGACGCCAACCCGTTCACCGACCAGGGTGGCTCCGAACCCCCGGTGCAAGACGCTCAAGTCGTCGCGCAGGCGCTACAGGTCGGCGGCGAGGTGGTCGTGATTCCCGAACTCGGAACCGCAGTGCTCGCCGTACAGGGGGCGGTCTCCGTCGTTCAGCGACACGTCGCCGCACTCTTCGGGTCGAGAGCGTTCCTCGGTCCGCAGGGACTCGCCTACCTCTTCTTCGGCGCGACGATGGTGTACTACGTCCTCGGCGAACTACGCGAGGAGAACAGAGAGCGTCGAAGTCGCGAGACGTCCCGAAACCGAGAGACGGGCACGGACGTGCGGTTGATAGCCGCCGGGTTCGCACTCCTCCTCGTCGCGGGCGCGACGGCGGCGATGGTCGGTCCCGCCGGGACGCAGGAGTACGGCGTCGTCAGCGCGGAGTTCGAGTCAGACCGACCGACGGTGATTCCGGCGGGCGAGTCGTCCGACGTCGCGTACCCCGTCGGCAACGGCGGCCTCGTCCCCGTCGACGTCTTCCTCGAACCGCGAAGCGACGGCGTCGCCGTCGAACCGGGCGAACTGTCCGTGGGGCCCGGAAGCACCGCCGACGCCACCGTCACGCTCTCTGTTCCTCCGGAGACGGGGTACTACCGGATGTTCCTCACCGAACACCGCTACCTCGCCGTCCTCCCGACTCCCGTTACTCGGGGACTCTATCAGCTTCACCCGTGGGCGCCCGTCGTCGTCATCGACTCGCTACTCGGCGGACTGTTCTACGCCGTCAGCATCGCTCTCGTCGGTACGGGGCGGGTCCGAACCCGAAGTCGGGGACGCGATATCTCGCCGACTACCCGTCTGAAGCGAACGCTCCGCGACCGGAACTCCTGA